AAAGGCAAAGACGGAAAGCTAATAAGCTTTGAGGAGTGTAGATCCAGCGTTCGTACCTCGTGCAAATTTGGCAATAAAGATGTCGTTGGATGCGGAGTGAACTTCGTCAATCGCTCGATTTTTATCACCAAGAATGGTGTATTCCTTGGTGAAGCCTTTTCTTTGCCATCGAACATGAAACGAGTCGTGCCAGTGGTGAGTCTGGGATCATGGAACTCGATTTCAACCAATTTCGGCCATACCAAAAGCTTCAGGTTCAACATTGACAACTATGTCGACTCATTCAAGTTACGGTTTCTAAAGACAATCAATAACTATAAAATACCCCCGGTGACACTAGACAACGGCACAGAAATTAAGGACTCCAACGATATGAAGAACTCGCTTAACCAGATGATTAAAAAGTACTTTGAGCATAGAGGGTATGCAAACGCGCTCAAGTCATTTGAGAAGGATTTGAGTTTTGAAGGCCATACAGAGCCACCATTTCCTATAAGACGGGAAAGCTATatcaagaaacagctcaaGGATTTGATTTCAAGCAATGAAATCGATTCAGCCACGGAGTTGGTTAATTCCAATTTCCCTGGTCTGCTCGAAGACAATACAGATATACAGTTTAAACTAGACTGCCTTAAACTGGTGAACATGGTCGGTAATGATAGTGAAGAACAATTTATTAAACTTGCTAAACAAATGAAGTCGGCTTACACTTCGGAACaatatcaaaaaatacttAACGATCTTTTGGGGTTGCTTGCATACGATGACCCGACTGCCACTGCGTTGTACAAATCATTCGTGAACTTCGAACGGGCTAGATTGGTGCACAAGCTCTGCATGTTGATCAATATGAAAAGTGGCATTCCGGCATTATCAAATTTTGAACAGCTAATTCACGCCGCAGACTCCATGGTCGCTGAGAGCAACGATCTCAATACGGCACTGATAGACGTAGTAaatgattttgtccagatATGAGTTCACAAGTGTTTTTTCAATTCCTCCAGGATAACGTCGCTCAATTTTATAATTCCGTCTGCATTGCACAATCTATATGTGTTATTAGCCTGGTAGGTGGACTGATCCATATTGCCCATTGCATCAACTTTGATGTAGCCTAACACGTTATCAACATTCACTTGCTGGTTCATGTATTCGGGAACACGTTTCAGATCATATATGGGCATATAAGAATTTCGATAATTAAGCGAATCCAGTCGATACATCATTTCATCAGCAACGTGGTCTTTAATAACCTGTTGTAAGCGCTCGATGAAAGACTTGTTTTCAACGAAATTATCAGGTGTGACTTGGTAGTCACCACCTATATTATCTATTGCTTTGATTTTGCCTATCGGCAGGCGTGCAGGGTTGGAGCTAAAAGATAGTAATGCGGTGGACCCAGCCTGATGAAGATATAACTGTGACTGGGCGGCATATTTTAGTGTTTTGACTAGATTTCTGTTGGCAAATTGACCGATCCCAGATAAGCTCATATTTTGAAGTATAATTTTTGCGGGGAAAATATATTTGAATTGGCAGCTCCGGATAATTTATATTTTACCATCTTCAAAGTAGTCGAGTATATTTTCGGACATTCTCTGCGCAAAATCATGCTTTTGTTCTTCGGGAAGACGGGAAGCGTCAATACGCGCCTGTTTCATTTTTtccacaagctgaaaaacgtcTAAAAACTTCTCACTATCGCGATCCAGCAAAGGTTGCGTGTAATCAACAGCAGTTTTAAGTGGTTTGCTTGCTTGTGTTCGCTGTTGTAAAGATCTCCATCTATGTGCTTGAACTGAAGCACGGATCTGTTCTTGATCATAAGTAATATACTCAAACCCTGACATAATGAACATATCCTGATAGAATTCCTCGGTTTCTAGCGGATTGAATCCAACGACAATCTTAAATCCATCCCACTGGggctctccaaaatcttcAGTATATTCGTCGTCCAACTTAGTCGCTAGGCGCTCTAGATGTCGTTCAATCTCTTCGATTTCTTCGTTGCTTGTGGATTGTAGATCAATACAAATTACTAGCCCTTGTATTTCTTCTCGGAGTATTTTGGCTTCTGCGGTATTAAGCTCGTTAAACCATTCCTCAGCAGACTCGAATTCATCTACGAAAATAGAGACCGATGTTCTATAATACTTCGTTTCAATCGGAACATCGTCCACGATAATACCACTTTGAGATACATCATTTGTCAGGTCTTTATCTTCGACGGAGAACacgtgctggacaagtCGCACCTTATCCACACCTACCTTACCGGCGATCAATATTCTGTTCATGAGTTTGAATTGGCTGTGTAAATCCCAACTTTGaataaacaaaaaataaCTTGCAATTGTTTGTTTCATATGACATCAAAACTAGATATAAACCCACAGAAAAATGATAATGACTCACTCATACAATATGCTCTGACATCGGATGATTATCTGGACCAATTTGTGCCAATAATAAAAGCTGAATTGGCGAACAAAGAGTCTTTGGAGGATTTGATATCGAGACTTGATTCCGCGtacaaagaaaaagaagacacCCTTGAAGGAGCTTCCTTTACTTCAATAGACAAGCTGACTAGCTCAATCGAAAACATATCCGAAGTATCAAAATCTTCCGGGCAAATCGGTCAAGAGATTGCGTCCATAAATGGCCAGCTTAGAAAGACAGGGTTGGATTATCTGGATAAGAAGAAAACCGCCCTCAAATACAAGCGACTCCATAACAAGATATCAGAGACTACATTGACAATTAACTTGTGCCTGGATATGCTTGATAAAACAAACAAAGTCTTTGAATTGTTTCACAACAAAAGCTATTATAAAGCTTTGATCAACTTGAATTTGCTTATGAAAAGTCGGTCTGAAGACATCGAAATGTTTGAATTCACTCAAAAAATTCATAACTCGCTTCCGACAATCAAACAGCTTATTATCGATGAGACATTCAACCAGCTAATAAGATGGTTCAACGtcagctttgaaaaaaatcttaCAGC
This window of the Ogataea parapolymorpha DL-1 chromosome VII, whole genome shotgun sequence genome carries:
- a CDS encoding Vacuolar import and degradation protein 30; this translates as MIEIPSYLLKLRYGAVAQRTLQQIRSSEQPKSKDDVRNAMVSQLSTIGIIGSNPVMFSKNEDYIDKLVEIFKNKGPAKASAMVTDEFVNDETETDELVTEVDDSSVGKSPSAALKVEPLDSSATSIDCQSLPSRWITPKECQFELSLDGLEISTKNPTKSVSSTSSITVNLPHHGRSSIFSTKADFSVHETIGIYYYEVEILFGLNSGSEITIGYMDGDQPEEIISSLRGHDENAWGYKGKDGKLISFEECRSSVRTSCKFGNKDVVGCGVNFVNRSIFITKNGVFLGEAFSLPSNMKRVVPVVSLGSWNSISTNFGHTKSFRFNIDNYVDSFKLRFLKTINNYKIPPVTLDNGTEIKDSNDMKNSLNQMIKKYFEHRGYANALKSFEKDLSFEGHTEPPFPIRRESYIKKQLKDLISSNEIDSATELVNSNFPGLLEDNTDIQFKLDCLKLVNMVGNDSEEQFIKLAKQMKSAYTSEQYQKILNDLLGLLAYDDPTATALYKSFVNFERARLVHKLCMLINMKSGIPALSNFEQLIHAADSMVAESNDLNTALIDVVNDFVQI